In Solidesulfovibrio carbinoliphilus subsp. oakridgensis, the sequence GATTTGTGGATGCTTATGGCATAGGCCGGAGCCAGCTCGTCGAGTTCGGTGCGGTCGTAGGCGACGGTGCGTCCTTCGAAAGACACCAGCACCTCCCCTTCCTCGGTGTCGACTTCCACGATGTGGCCCAGGTCGCCGTTGAACACGTCTTTTTCGTAATCGTTTTTGGTCTGGAGCACCCGGTCGCCCTGGCGGAAACGGACCATGCCCCGCAACAGTTCCGGTCCCTTGGGATTGAGCCGCTCCCGCAGGGCTTCATTCAGCGACTGGGTGCCGGCCTCGCCCTTGTGCATGGGCGAAAGGACCTGGACGTCGCGCAGGGGATCGAGGCCGTAGGTCCGGGGAATGCGGTCGCTCACAAGGCTTGCGATCATGTCCCGGACCGTGGCCGGATCATCCTGCTCCACCCAGAAGAAATCGGCCTCGGGCGGCGGCTTGGTCGCGGCCAGGGGGAGCTGGCCCTGGTTGACGCGGTGGGCGTTGACCACAATCATGCTCTGCTGGGCCTGCCGAAAAATATGGGTCAGCCGGGCGCTGCCAACGGCCTCGCTGCCAAGGATGTCCCCCAGGACATTGCCGGCCCCGACCGCAGGCAACTGGTCCGCGTCACCGACGAGGATCAGCCGGGCCGTGAACGGCAAGGCGCGAAGCATGTGGGCGCACAGCTTGGCATCGAGCATGCTGACCTCGTCGACCAGCAGCACGTCGGCCTTGAGCTTGTTGTCCTCGCACACGGCGAAGGCGCCGTCGGGCGTCGATTGCAAGAGCCGGTGCAGGGTGGCGGCCGGACAGCCGGTGGCTTCGGCCAGACGCTTGGCCGCCCTGCCCGTCGGCGCGGCAAGTTTGACTTTTAGAGACAACTTGTCAAGGGCGGACACCACCATGCGGGTGATGGTGGTCTTGCCCGTGCCTGGGCCGCCGGTGATGACGAAGACCTTATTGGCGCAGGCGTCCACGGCCGCCTGCCGCTGCTCCGGAGAAAGCTGGAGCCGGGCCGCGGATTCGAGGGCCGGCAGGAGCTTTTCCACCTTGCCGCGCAGGTCCGCTCCCGGGTGGGCGGCCAGCTCGTGAATGCGCCGGGCGATCTCGGTTTCGAGCGCGTAGTAGTGGCGCAGGTACACGGCGGATTCGATGTTCTGGGCCGGCAGGGCTTCCACTTTGACGCGCTTTAATGCCTCAAGGCTGGCCAAGGCCTCGTCCAGACGCTCCGGGGCCACCTCGCCGACCATGGCGGCGGTTTTTTCAAAAAGGATGTCCCGGGGGACGAAGAGGTGGCCCTGGTCGCCCATGGTGAAAAGAACATAGACCAGGGCGGCTTGCAGGCGCTCCGGGCTGTCCGGGGCAAAGCCCAGGCGCAGGGCCATGGCGTCGGCGGTCTTGAAGGCAATGCCCCGAATCTCGTAGGCCAGCTCGTAGGGATTGTTCCGGATGCGCCCCTCGGCGGCATTGCCGTAGAGCTTGAAGATCTTGCCGGCGTGGGTGGTTGCGATCTCGTGGGTCTGGAGAAAGAGCATGAGCGACCGGACCTCGTGCTGGGCCGTCCAGGAAGCCACGATCTCCTTGAGCTTTTTTTTGCCCACCCCTTCGACCGTGAGGAGCTTTTCCGGGGCGGTGTCGAGGATCTCGAGCACCTTTTCCCCGAAGGCGTCGACCATGCGCGTGGCCAGCACCCCGCCCACGCCCTTGATCATGCCCGAGGCGAGGTAACGGCGGATGCCGTTGACCGTGGCCGGCATTTCGCGGGCGGACGTCTCCACCTGGAACTGGCGGCCGTATTTGGGATGGGTGACCCAGGAGCCGGTCAGGCGCAGCACTTCGCCGGGGGTCACCGCGCCCACGCAGCCGACAATGGAAAAAGGCCCCGGCTCGTCCTTGGACCGGACCCGGGCGATCAGGTAGTTCGTCCCTTCGTTGTAGAAGGTGACGGTCTGGACCTCGGCCGAAAGTTCGATTGCCATTGCCTCGCCGGTTGCGCCCTACAGGTCCTGCCGGAAGCGCAGGGACTGGGACAGGGTTTCCTTGTCCACGTATTTGACCTCGGCCCCGAGCGGAATGCCCTGGGCCAGCCGGGTCAGCCGCACACCCGGGAATTCCCGGGCCAGCAGGTTCTTGATGTGCGAAGCCGTGGACTCGGCGGCAAGCGTGGCCCCAAGAGCCAGGATGCACTCCGTGACCGCGCCCTCGGCCAGCCGTGCCCGCAGGGCGTCCAGACGCAACTGTCCGGGCGTCACCCCTTCCAGGGGATCGAGCAGGCCGCCGAGGACCAGATAATAGCCGCCGAACTGGGCGGTCTCCTCGAGCAGCATGACCGAA encodes:
- a CDS encoding ATP-dependent RecD-like DNA helicase — protein: MAIELSAEVQTVTFYNEGTNYLIARVRSKDEPGPFSIVGCVGAVTPGEVLRLTGSWVTHPKYGRQFQVETSAREMPATVNGIRRYLASGMIKGVGGVLATRMVDAFGEKVLEILDTAPEKLLTVEGVGKKKLKEIVASWTAQHEVRSLMLFLQTHEIATTHAGKIFKLYGNAAEGRIRNNPYELAYEIRGIAFKTADAMALRLGFAPDSPERLQAALVYVLFTMGDQGHLFVPRDILFEKTAAMVGEVAPERLDEALASLEALKRVKVEALPAQNIESAVYLRHYYALETEIARRIHELAAHPGADLRGKVEKLLPALESAARLQLSPEQRQAAVDACANKVFVITGGPGTGKTTITRMVVSALDKLSLKVKLAAPTGRAAKRLAEATGCPAATLHRLLQSTPDGAFAVCEDNKLKADVLLVDEVSMLDAKLCAHMLRALPFTARLILVGDADQLPAVGAGNVLGDILGSEAVGSARLTHIFRQAQQSMIVVNAHRVNQGQLPLAATKPPPEADFFWVEQDDPATVRDMIASLVSDRIPRTYGLDPLRDVQVLSPMHKGEAGTQSLNEALRERLNPKGPELLRGMVRFRQGDRVLQTKNDYEKDVFNGDLGHIVEVDTEEGEVLVSFEGRTVAYDRTELDELAPAYAISIHKSQGSEYPAVVVPILTQHYVMLRRNLIYTALTRAKRLAVLIGSRRAMQLGLRNAGGDSRYTHLNYRLRELFNAE
- the recR gene encoding recombination mediator RecR encodes the protein MAAQTTLPAPLVELVEQLAKLPGLGPKSALKVAMTLLEWPRSRADSLGDGILRLRERLCLCSRCAGLSETPVCPVCADPTRRPEELCLVSQWDSVMLLEETAQFGGYYLVLGGLLDPLEGVTPGQLRLDALRARLAEGAVTECILALGATLAAESTASHIKNLLAREFPGVRLTRLAQGIPLGAEVKYVDKETLSQSLRFRQDL